Proteins encoded in a region of the Panicum hallii strain FIL2 chromosome 3, PHallii_v3.1, whole genome shotgun sequence genome:
- the LOC112887146 gene encoding SNF1-related protein kinase regulatory subunit beta-3 isoform X1: MLSGSSIQLEVAGSLELGSLTALPTQGSGLQAHLCFSPLSLLSDSLLPWSSFPGGDDWASGGAIRHVFAHPFAGDEYPPYPVYRQQGGLANRNPLRSNKATSCWNMDQHGRDDHEGVHVVGFEVPPSPDASYNNPVPGNEDEGREPPLVPPHLQHTVLSFPPSQDESSPLPQPQTVVLNHLYIEKENTRSVVALGITHRFRAKFVTVVLYKPVLRR, encoded by the exons ATGCTATCGGGCTCCAGCATCCAGCTTGAGGTGGCAGGCTCGCTCGAGCTCGGCTCATTGACAGCCCTCCCCACTCAGGGCTCAGGGCTTCAGGCTCATCTCTGTTTCTCCcccctttcccttctctctgaCTCTCTGCTCCCTTGGTCTTCCTTCCCTGGCGGCGAcgactgggcgagcggcggcgccattCGCCACGTCTTCGCCCACCCCTTTGCCGGCGACGAGTATCCACCAT ATCCGGTGTACCGCCAGCAAGGAGGCCTCGCAAATCGCAATCCCCTCCGGAGCAACAAG GCAACAAGCTGTTGGAATATGGACCAACATGGCAGGGATGACCAT GAAGGGGTCCATGTTGTTGGATTTGAAGTCCCACCTTCACCGGATGCTAGCTACAACAACCCTGTTCCTGGAAATGAAGATGAAGGTCGGGAGCCCCCATTGGTCCCTCCTCATCTCCAGCATACGGTACTGAGCTTCCCACCAAGCCAAGATGAATCAAGCCCCCTACCTCAACCCCAGACCGTTGTGCTCAACCACCTTTACATCGAGAAAGAGAACACAAGATCCGTGGTTGCTCTGGGGATCACACACCGGTTCAGGGCGAAGTTTGTGACAGTTGTTCTTTACAAGCCAGTGCTGAGGCGGTAG
- the LOC112887146 gene encoding SNF1-related protein kinase regulatory subunit beta-3 isoform X2: protein MDQHGRDDHEGVHVVGFEVPPSPDASYNNPVPGNEDEGREPPLVPPHLQHTVLSFPPSQDESSPLPQPQTVVLNHLYIEKENTRSVVALGITHRFRAKFVTVVLYKPVLRR, encoded by the exons ATGGACCAACATGGCAGGGATGACCAT GAAGGGGTCCATGTTGTTGGATTTGAAGTCCCACCTTCACCGGATGCTAGCTACAACAACCCTGTTCCTGGAAATGAAGATGAAGGTCGGGAGCCCCCATTGGTCCCTCCTCATCTCCAGCATACGGTACTGAGCTTCCCACCAAGCCAAGATGAATCAAGCCCCCTACCTCAACCCCAGACCGTTGTGCTCAACCACCTTTACATCGAGAAAGAGAACACAAGATCCGTGGTTGCTCTGGGGATCACACACCGGTTCAGGGCGAAGTTTGTGACAGTTGTTCTTTACAAGCCAGTGCTGAGGCGGTAG